Proteins found in one Thalassomonas actiniarum genomic segment:
- a CDS encoding glutathione S-transferase family protein, with protein MGLLVEGKWHTDWYDTASSNGRFVRKAAQFNHWVTADGQPGPTGQGGFKAEAGRYHLYVSLACPWAHRTLIFRALKGLEEMISVSIVNSYMADEGWTFEPGPGVVPDSVNGKTRMHEIYTLAKGDYTGRVTVPVLWDKHQQTIVSNESADIIRMLNSAFDHLGAKPGDYYPEGKRDEIDAINERVYHGFNNGVYRAGFATTQAAYDEAVVDVFNVLDELEHKLTTQRYLAGEQLTEADWRLFTTLVRFDAVYVGHFKCNLKRIADYPVLSNYLRELYQYPGVAPTVDIDYIKAHYYASHETINPTRIIPAGPELNFDAPHNRDQLKSAQTVSGAAS; from the coding sequence ATGGGATTATTAGTTGAAGGTAAATGGCATACCGACTGGTATGATACTGCATCGAGCAACGGGCGTTTTGTCCGTAAAGCGGCTCAGTTTAACCACTGGGTTACCGCCGACGGCCAGCCGGGACCGACGGGGCAGGGAGGGTTTAAAGCCGAAGCAGGACGCTATCACCTTTATGTTTCCCTGGCTTGTCCCTGGGCCCACCGTACTTTGATTTTCAGGGCGCTTAAGGGACTTGAAGAGATGATTTCGGTATCTATCGTCAATTCCTATATGGCGGATGAAGGCTGGACCTTTGAGCCGGGACCGGGTGTGGTACCCGACAGCGTAAACGGCAAAACCCGCATGCATGAAATCTATACCCTGGCCAAAGGCGATTATACCGGGCGGGTGACTGTACCTGTGCTCTGGGATAAACATCAGCAAACCATTGTCAGCAATGAATCGGCGGATATTATCCGTATGCTTAACAGCGCTTTTGATCACCTGGGTGCCAAACCCGGGGATTACTACCCAGAGGGTAAGCGCGATGAAATTGATGCCATTAACGAGCGGGTGTATCACGGTTTTAACAACGGTGTTTACCGGGCCGGTTTTGCCACGACCCAGGCAGCTTATGATGAAGCCGTGGTGGATGTGTTTAATGTCCTCGATGAATTGGAGCATAAGTTAACTACGCAGCGTTATTTGGCTGGCGAGCAACTGACCGAAGCCGACTGGCGTTTATTCACCACCTTAGTGCGTTTTGACGCGGTTTATGTCGGGCATTTTAAGTGTAATTTAAAGCGTATTGCTGATTATCCCGTATTGTCGAATTATCTGCGGGAGCTTTACCAGTATCCGGGTGTCGCACCGACGGTGGATATAGATTATATCAAGGCGCATTATTACGCCTCCCATGAAACCATTAATCCTACCCGGATTATTCCGGCTGGGCCTGAGCTGAATTTTGATGCTCCCCATAACCGGGATCAGCTTAAAAGCGCTCAAACAGTATCAGGAGCTGCCAGCTAA
- a CDS encoding pirin family protein: MMSNLTQTQSSENTMQVNQTKELITATAGMRASDGDGVRLTRIIGTPQLRMIDPFLMLDCFESDNPDDYIGGFPTHPHRGFETVTYLLDGRMRHKDSKGNEGVIEPGGVQWMTAGKGILHSEMPEQENGLLKGFQLWVNLPKTDKMTEPAYQEFAPDKVAVENREDGTEVRVIAGQTDLGTQGPVINHYTSPTYMDVTLPAGVVFNQQLPEGHNAFIYVVEGELTVGEKGQKVGAKTLGILGAGEQVKLTGQSSSSRVLLVAGKPLNESVVQSGPFVMNTREEINQAFDDFRRGLF, encoded by the coding sequence ATGATGAGCAATTTAACCCAGACACAGAGCAGTGAAAACACTATGCAAGTAAATCAAACCAAAGAGCTGATAACGGCAACGGCAGGCATGCGGGCCAGTGATGGCGACGGCGTAAGATTAACCCGGATTATCGGAACGCCGCAGTTGCGAATGATAGATCCTTTTTTAATGCTCGACTGTTTTGAAAGCGACAACCCGGACGATTATATCGGCGGTTTTCCTACCCACCCGCACCGGGGTTTTGAAACCGTCACCTATCTGCTTGACGGGCGTATGCGTCACAAAGACAGCAAAGGTAACGAAGGGGTGATAGAGCCGGGCGGTGTGCAATGGATGACGGCGGGCAAAGGCATTTTGCATTCGGAAATGCCGGAGCAGGAAAACGGTTTGCTCAAGGGCTTCCAGCTTTGGGTGAATCTGCCTAAGACCGACAAAATGACAGAGCCAGCCTATCAGGAATTTGCGCCGGATAAGGTAGCCGTCGAAAACCGTGAGGATGGCACCGAAGTTCGGGTGATTGCCGGTCAAACCGATTTGGGCACTCAAGGGCCGGTCATTAATCACTATACCTCGCCGACCTATATGGATGTGACCCTGCCGGCAGGCGTTGTCTTTAACCAGCAACTTCCCGAAGGCCACAATGCCTTTATCTATGTGGTTGAAGGAGAGCTGACGGTCGGAGAGAAGGGGCAGAAAGTCGGTGCCAAGACTTTGGGTATCCTGGGGGCTGGCGAACAAGTGAAGCTAACCGGCCAGTCTTCTTCAAGCCGGGTGTTACTGGTGGCGGGTAAACCGCTTAACGAGTCGGTGGTGCAAAGCGGTCCTTTTGTGATGAATACCCGGGAAGAAATTAACCAGGCATTTGATGATTTTCGCCGCGGCCTGTTTTAA
- a CDS encoding DoxX family protein has protein sequence MNKLIDFSAPAGRFLIALIFLMSGVNKVFSYAGTQGYMEAMGVPGFLLPLVIITEVFGALAIILGWQTRIAALALAGFSLVSAALFHADFSDQIQMIMFMKNVAIAGGFLILIATGLGSYALDNRGKE, from the coding sequence ATGAATAAACTTATTGATTTCAGTGCCCCGGCCGGACGTTTTTTAATTGCCTTAATCTTTTTGATGTCAGGCGTAAACAAGGTTTTTTCTTATGCCGGTACCCAGGGTTATATGGAAGCCATGGGCGTTCCCGGATTCTTATTACCGCTGGTGATTATCACCGAAGTCTTTGGCGCTCTAGCCATCATCCTCGGCTGGCAAACACGAATTGCCGCCCTGGCATTAGCCGGTTTTAGTTTGGTATCGGCGGCTTTATTCCACGCCGATTTCAGCGACCAGATACAAATGATCATGTTTATGAAAAATGTCGCGATTGCCGGTGGCTTCCTCATCCTGATTGCTACGGGACTAGGTAGTTATGCCTTGGATAACAGAGGTAAAGAGTAA
- a CDS encoding LysR family transcriptional regulator: MGQLEQMAIFVRIVEAGGIGKAAEQLDLAKSAVSRRLVELETRLDTRLLIRTTRKSKLTDAGQVFYQRAVKILDDVAQMNNETSCVDATLNGTLRMAVPLSFGLMHLTSAIDEFCERHPDLTIEIDFADRQIDLVEEGYELAIRIADLKDSSLQAKRITPVRHVLCASPDYLDARGTPETITDLKQHQFLQYGKASHAKLHITDPKGKTVHFPLTAKMKANNGDFLRDMAIAGHGITYLPTFIAWQAVLTGELVPLLCDHKLPVANVYAVYPQTRFLSQRARVLIDFMAERFGDNPYWDQK; this comes from the coding sequence ATGGGCCAGTTAGAGCAGATGGCGATTTTTGTGCGTATCGTAGAAGCCGGCGGTATCGGCAAGGCGGCCGAGCAGCTTGACCTGGCAAAGTCAGCCGTCAGCCGCCGCCTGGTAGAGCTGGAAACCCGGCTCGATACCCGCTTGCTTATCCGCACTACGCGCAAATCAAAACTCACCGACGCCGGTCAGGTGTTTTACCAGCGGGCGGTAAAAATTCTCGATGACGTCGCCCAGATGAATAATGAAACCAGTTGTGTCGATGCCACCTTAAACGGCACCCTGCGCATGGCGGTGCCACTCTCGTTTGGCCTGATGCATTTAACCTCTGCCATAGATGAATTTTGCGAGCGCCACCCGGATCTGACCATAGAAATAGATTTTGCCGACCGGCAAATCGACCTGGTAGAAGAAGGTTATGAGCTGGCAATCCGCATCGCCGATCTCAAAGACTCCAGCCTGCAGGCAAAACGTATTACCCCAGTGCGCCACGTACTGTGCGCCAGCCCGGACTATCTTGATGCCAGAGGCACGCCAGAAACCATAACGGATTTAAAGCAACACCAGTTCCTGCAATACGGCAAGGCCAGCCATGCCAAACTTCACATTACCGATCCCAAAGGAAAAACCGTCCATTTTCCGCTAACGGCAAAAATGAAGGCCAATAACGGCGATTTTTTACGGGATATGGCCATTGCCGGACATGGCATTACCTACCTGCCGACCTTTATTGCCTGGCAGGCGGTTTTAACCGGTGAGCTAGTGCCTTTATTGTGTGACCACAAGCTGCCGGTAGCCAATGTCTATGCCGTGTATCCGCAAACCCGCTTTTTATCACAGCGGGCACGGGTGCTGATCGACTTTATGGCAGAGCGCTTTGGCGACAATCCCTACTGGGACCAAAAATAA
- a CDS encoding DUF4350 domain-containing protein yields the protein MKRILAALVLFSAFSFAAQAKKVVTDAIADTDYRHEFSALKQQHQTQVLIDRYHQTIYNTQDDSHGAHAMLDIMSRDGFTVSYTDKALDLAKADTDILIIHGLPNDKITLDSGAVFWKSPISDKELDSIVPWVASGGSLFLTLSHFPGGSGARPLLEAFEVKFRDGYAYSPKYPSFTSKDGRCSNFFGMTKQAGLLKKSHPLYNLGPKVEKIDFHCGAAVFRQPQDVVIAYPKATGNYNKDDSFHEISDYYAAMIAFDYGKGKVVVTTDQGMFRNFIFTFDEKEKVYVTITSPDNDNGNLFVSMMRWLSPHINPAKTQNNKN from the coding sequence ATGAAACGCATACTCGCTGCCTTAGTACTCTTTAGCGCTTTTTCCTTTGCAGCCCAGGCGAAAAAGGTGGTGACAGATGCGATAGCAGATACCGATTACCGGCATGAATTTTCAGCTTTAAAACAGCAGCATCAAACCCAAGTGTTGATTGACCGCTACCATCAGACCATATACAACACACAAGATGACTCCCACGGTGCCCATGCCATGCTCGATATTATGAGCCGGGACGGTTTTACCGTCAGTTATACAGATAAAGCCCTGGATTTAGCCAAGGCCGATACCGATATTTTGATCATTCACGGCCTGCCCAACGATAAAATCACTTTAGACAGCGGTGCAGTTTTCTGGAAATCCCCCATCAGCGACAAGGAGCTGGACTCCATAGTTCCCTGGGTAGCAAGCGGCGGCAGCTTATTTCTCACCCTAAGCCATTTCCCCGGCGGCAGTGGCGCGCGCCCTTTACTGGAAGCCTTTGAGGTCAAATTCCGCGACGGTTACGCCTATTCCCCCAAATACCCGAGCTTTACCTCAAAAGACGGCCGCTGCTCAAACTTTTTTGGTATGACAAAGCAGGCAGGTCTGCTGAAAAAATCCCATCCGCTTTATAACTTGGGACCTAAAGTAGAGAAGATTGACTTTCATTGCGGCGCGGCCGTTTTTCGCCAGCCACAAGACGTAGTGATCGCTTACCCCAAGGCCACGGGAAATTACAATAAAGACGACAGTTTTCACGAAATATCAGACTATTATGCTGCCATGATTGCCTTTGACTACGGTAAAGGTAAAGTGGTAGTAACCACAGATCAGGGCATGTTCAGAAACTTTATCTTCACCTTTGACGAAAAAGAAAAAGTTTATGTCACTATCACCAGCCCGGACAACGATAACGGCAATCTGTTTGTCAGTATGATGCGCTGGTTATCCCCGCATATTAACCCGGCCAAAACACAAAACAACAAGAACTGA
- a CDS encoding GNAT family N-acetyltransferase codes for MELSSDRIKLTAFDQSDFDLFVELSMCPKVMEHVYTPLTLEQATAAFEAKSRPWTPDCDTWLCFGINARASGEKLGNIGIKITDHEAKIAETGFMIKPTAQGKGFAGEALGLVKAYVFNHLKLNKLTATCAAANTGSYKLLEKSGFLREGCLKQNTLINNRYVDDYLYGLCRSDI; via the coding sequence GTGGAATTATCAAGTGACAGAATAAAGCTGACAGCGTTCGACCAGTCAGACTTTGACTTATTTGTCGAACTTTCTATGTGCCCGAAAGTAATGGAGCATGTGTATACCCCTTTAACGCTTGAACAGGCTACGGCGGCATTTGAAGCAAAATCCCGTCCCTGGACACCCGATTGCGATACCTGGCTGTGTTTTGGCATCAACGCACGGGCCAGCGGCGAAAAGCTTGGCAATATCGGCATAAAAATTACCGACCATGAAGCAAAAATTGCCGAAACCGGTTTTATGATCAAACCCACCGCCCAGGGTAAAGGTTTTGCAGGTGAAGCCTTAGGCCTGGTTAAAGCTTATGTGTTTAACCACTTGAAATTAAACAAACTCACCGCCACTTGTGCCGCCGCCAATACCGGCTCGTATAAGCTACTGGAAAAATCCGGCTTTTTACGCGAAGGCTGCTTAAAGCAAAATACACTGATCAATAACCGCTACGTGGACGATTATCTCTACGGCCTGTGCCGCTCGGATATTTAA
- a CDS encoding ABC transporter permease, which produces MVKLFFIVAWRNLCREKLITAIQLAGLAIGIACFMLIRLYVAHEQSYNQNFSQAENIYRLDLIRDQNRPQALTPLRLGDELSQNFDDILDSTRISRSRVSVKHQQGVYSERVQYVDSNYFEFFDFEFIEGDPLTAMSGPSSIVLPQEAAIKYFAADTGIIGKTLTVNGVEFQVTGVVKKPAFAHTMSETVLLPGERFNEFALANPAWADSWTFNATVTFVKLAPGAQVAGLQANISDYYQQRAQGLSSYKSYRLNLEAMTKLHLYTDTSRTLIPQGSGVMVTAFSIIAVMILLLACVNFTNLATASAMRRGKDVGVRKSLGASKLQLVVQYLSEAVLQTTLAGLLALVLVWGALPYFNQLMEVNLSFDLGAAVLAQLLVLTSIVGVVAGLYPAFYLSNLSPALVLKGVVNSSPVGVMLRQGLIVFQFAIAALLLVASLGVNWQMSYIQNMPQGYDREGVIVINGGADIYNTFKNQLLRNPQVAAVTMSHTVPTKATRTSNVVRRADNVDDEIQVGSNPVSYDFFATYGIKILAGRDFSRDFSNDAYRENEQDWKSSTGSIIINETLATALGWGADQAVGKMLTLGGGDDGLHNHQVIAVVEDSHYISVKTAVPAMIYVLSGEPQELSLRWLSVRFKEGVNASLLGELEQTWLSLSPDQAFTFDWIATEFASLYRNESRQSQLLNVFTLIAVVVTAIGLFGLAAFNTRRRVKEIAIRKILGAGTAQLCFMLVNQFSVLVVLANVLVLPLAYWLLRDWLNGFIYRIDMPYSPFVLSTLFSLLVAYVTVMVIAYRAANATPVDALQYE; this is translated from the coding sequence GTGGTTAAGTTATTTTTTATTGTTGCCTGGCGCAACCTGTGCCGTGAAAAGCTGATCACCGCCATTCAGCTGGCGGGGCTGGCGATAGGTATTGCCTGCTTTATGCTGATCCGTTTGTATGTGGCCCATGAGCAAAGTTATAACCAGAATTTCAGCCAGGCTGAGAATATCTACCGCCTGGATTTAATTCGCGATCAAAACCGTCCCCAGGCGTTAACGCCGTTGCGTTTGGGAGATGAGTTAAGCCAAAACTTTGATGATATTTTGGATAGCACCCGGATATCACGCTCGCGTGTCTCGGTTAAACATCAGCAAGGGGTTTATTCGGAGCGGGTGCAGTATGTCGACAGCAACTATTTCGAGTTTTTCGACTTTGAGTTTATCGAAGGGGATCCCCTGACGGCCATGAGCGGACCGTCGAGCATAGTTTTGCCTCAGGAGGCGGCGATCAAATATTTTGCTGCCGACACGGGCATTATCGGCAAAACCTTAACCGTTAACGGGGTGGAATTTCAGGTGACCGGGGTAGTAAAAAAACCGGCATTTGCCCATACCATGTCCGAGACCGTTTTACTTCCCGGCGAGCGTTTTAATGAGTTTGCCCTGGCCAACCCGGCTTGGGCCGATTCCTGGACTTTTAACGCCACGGTTACTTTTGTCAAACTGGCTCCGGGGGCGCAGGTCGCCGGTTTGCAGGCCAATATCAGCGATTATTACCAGCAAAGGGCGCAGGGGCTGTCTTCCTATAAGTCTTACCGGCTGAACCTGGAAGCCATGACCAAGCTGCACCTTTATACCGATACCAGCCGTACCCTGATCCCCCAGGGCAGCGGGGTGATGGTGACTGCCTTTAGTATTATTGCGGTGATGATACTGTTGCTGGCCTGTGTCAACTTTACCAATCTGGCTACCGCTTCTGCCATGCGCCGGGGTAAAGATGTCGGTGTAAGAAAATCTTTGGGGGCGAGTAAGCTGCAACTGGTGGTGCAATATTTAAGCGAAGCGGTACTGCAAACCACGCTGGCGGGTCTGCTGGCCTTAGTGCTGGTGTGGGGGGCATTGCCGTATTTTAATCAGCTGATGGAAGTTAACCTCAGCTTTGATTTGGGAGCGGCGGTTTTGGCCCAGCTGCTGGTGTTAACTTCAATCGTCGGCGTAGTGGCCGGTTTATATCCGGCTTTTTACCTGAGCAACCTGTCACCGGCCCTGGTATTAAAAGGCGTGGTGAATTCTTCCCCCGTGGGCGTGATGTTGCGCCAGGGCTTGATCGTGTTTCAGTTTGCCATTGCCGCCTTATTGCTGGTGGCAAGTTTGGGGGTGAACTGGCAGATGTCTTATATCCAGAATATGCCCCAAGGCTATGACAGGGAAGGGGTGATCGTTATCAACGGCGGCGCAGATATTTATAATACCTTTAAAAACCAGCTATTGCGCAACCCGCAGGTGGCGGCGGTGACTATGTCCCATACCGTACCGACCAAAGCCACCCGGACCTCGAATGTGGTGCGCAGGGCGGACAATGTCGATGATGAAATTCAGGTGGGTTCAAACCCGGTAAGTTATGACTTTTTTGCTACCTACGGCATCAAGATACTGGCCGGGCGGGATTTCTCGCGGGATTTCAGTAACGATGCCTACCGGGAAAACGAGCAGGACTGGAAAAGTTCTACCGGCAGTATCATTATCAATGAGACTTTGGCCACGGCGCTTGGCTGGGGAGCTGATCAGGCGGTGGGTAAAATGCTGACCTTAGGGGGCGGCGATGACGGTTTGCATAATCACCAGGTGATTGCCGTTGTCGAAGACAGTCATTATATCAGTGTTAAAACCGCGGTACCGGCGATGATTTATGTGCTCTCGGGAGAGCCGCAGGAGCTGTCCTTACGCTGGTTGTCGGTGCGCTTTAAAGAGGGCGTGAATGCCTCTTTGCTTGGCGAGCTGGAACAAACCTGGCTGTCGCTGTCGCCGGATCAGGCGTTCACCTTTGATTGGATTGCGACAGAATTTGCTTCCCTATACCGCAACGAGTCCAGGCAGAGCCAGCTGCTTAATGTCTTTACCCTGATTGCGGTTGTGGTTACCGCGATAGGATTATTCGGCCTGGCGGCGTTTAATACCCGGCGCAGGGTCAAAGAAATTGCCATCCGTAAGATTTTAGGGGCGGGTACGGCGCAGCTGTGTTTTATGCTGGTGAATCAGTTCTCTGTGCTGGTGGTGCTGGCTAATGTGCTGGTGTTGCCGCTGGCTTACTGGCTGCTTAGGGACTGGCTCAACGGTTTTATTTACCGTATCGATATGCCTTACAGCCCCTTTGTGTTGTCGACCCTGTTCAGTTTATTGGTGGCTTATGTCACTGTGATGGTGATTGCCTACCGGGCGGCCAATGCTACCCCGGTAGATGCGTTGCAATATGAATAG
- a CDS encoding ABC transporter ATP-binding protein, with product MIKLQKIAKSFIGDEIETVAIDGMDLTIDKGEFLSILGPSGCGKSTLLNVLGMLDTVNSGEFHFLNHQVATLGEAQRAKLRKQHLGFIFQNFNLIDELTVEQNIELPLYYQKVAKSERKARVEAVLKRVDISHRRHHLPAKLSGGQQQRVAIARAIITEPDLILADEPTGNLDSNNSAQVMALLQQLNREGATIVMVTHAPEHISYGTRAIELLDGKIISDQSISEQSISDESISDQGITAELQEVSCG from the coding sequence ATGATCAAATTACAAAAAATCGCCAAGTCTTTTATCGGCGATGAAATAGAAACGGTTGCTATCGACGGCATGGATTTAACTATCGACAAGGGGGAGTTTCTCTCTATTCTCGGGCCGTCCGGTTGCGGCAAGTCAACCCTGCTTAATGTGCTGGGCATGCTGGATACGGTGAACAGCGGCGAATTTCACTTTCTCAACCACCAGGTGGCAACGCTTGGCGAGGCGCAGCGGGCGAAACTGCGCAAACAGCACCTGGGCTTTATTTTCCAGAACTTTAACCTGATAGACGAACTTACCGTTGAGCAAAATATCGAGCTGCCGCTTTATTACCAGAAGGTGGCGAAAAGCGAGCGTAAAGCACGGGTTGAGGCGGTGCTAAAACGCGTGGATATCAGCCACAGGCGTCACCACCTGCCGGCCAAACTTTCCGGCGGTCAGCAGCAAAGGGTGGCTATTGCCCGGGCGATTATTACCGAGCCGGATTTGATTTTGGCGGATGAGCCTACGGGTAACCTGGACTCGAATAATTCTGCCCAGGTGATGGCCTTATTGCAGCAGCTTAACCGTGAGGGGGCGACTATTGTGATGGTAACCCACGCGCCGGAGCATATCAGTTACGGCACCCGGGCGATTGAGTTGCTCGACGGAAAAATTATTTCGGACCAAAGTATTTCGGAGCAAAGTATCTCGGACGAAAGTATCTCTGACCAGGGCATAACAGCCGAGTTGCAGGAGGTGTCTTGTGGTTAA
- a CDS encoding efflux RND transporter periplasmic adaptor subunit — protein sequence MDRAINNNKQKTHNRKRYIKAGLAGCAIGVFVLVFTWSKLTSAGGKTYNLAKNNLMLSQVKQQAFAEYLPVRAVVEPEKTIFIDAIDGGRVEQVYLQEGALVEKDQPILKLSNTGLQLTVLAREAEVSEQINNMRNTRLALEQNQLSLKRDVIELDFEVQKLEKRFARSKRLVKQKLISEQEFEEIKDELAYQKRYRETVRQSQEKEALLQEQQLAQLSQSIKTLENNLAISQMSLDKLIIRAPVSGQLTFLDAQVGESKRDGQRLGQVDLLSTFKVSARIDEFYVSRIAAGQEAEFSLDGQRHQLTVSKVYPGIDNGTFKVDFTLADANSREQLRLGQSLQAKLNLSASENKLQISNGAFMQTTGGNWVFVVSADGSRAEKRQVRLGRRNPQSVEVLEGLAPGESVITSSYASFADAEQVQLLL from the coding sequence ATGGACAGAGCCATTAACAATAACAAGCAGAAAACTCATAACAGAAAACGCTATATCAAAGCAGGATTGGCCGGTTGCGCCATCGGGGTTTTTGTCCTGGTTTTTACCTGGTCGAAATTAACCAGCGCCGGCGGCAAGACCTATAACCTGGCAAAAAACAACCTGATGCTGAGCCAGGTAAAGCAGCAAGCCTTTGCCGAGTATTTGCCGGTAAGGGCGGTGGTTGAACCGGAAAAAACCATTTTTATCGATGCCATAGACGGCGGCCGGGTTGAGCAGGTGTATCTGCAAGAAGGCGCGTTAGTTGAAAAAGACCAGCCGATATTAAAGCTCAGCAATACCGGCTTGCAATTAACCGTGCTGGCGCGGGAAGCCGAGGTTTCCGAGCAAATCAACAATATGCGCAATACCCGGCTGGCGCTGGAGCAAAACCAGCTGAGTTTGAAACGGGATGTGATCGAGCTCGACTTTGAAGTGCAAAAGCTGGAAAAGCGTTTTGCCCGCAGCAAGCGCCTGGTGAAGCAAAAGCTGATTTCTGAGCAGGAATTTGAAGAAATCAAAGACGAGCTGGCCTATCAAAAACGTTACCGGGAAACGGTGCGCCAGAGCCAGGAAAAAGAGGCGTTGTTGCAAGAGCAGCAGCTGGCCCAGTTAAGCCAGAGTATTAAAACCCTGGAAAATAACCTGGCGATCTCCCAGATGAGCCTGGACAAGCTGATCATCCGCGCGCCGGTATCGGGCCAGCTGACCTTTTTAGATGCCCAGGTAGGGGAGTCAAAGCGCGACGGCCAGCGCCTGGGCCAGGTAGATTTGCTCTCCACCTTTAAGGTCAGCGCCCGTATCGATGAGTTTTATGTCAGCCGTATTGCCGCCGGGCAAGAGGCAGAGTTCAGCCTGGACGGCCAGCGCCATCAGCTGACGGTATCGAAAGTCTATCCCGGCATAGATAACGGCACCTTCAAGGTGGACTTTACCCTTGCCGACGCCAACAGCCGCGAACAGCTGCGCTTAGGGCAAAGCCTGCAGGCGAAATTAAACCTCTCTGCCAGTGAAAACAAGCTGCAAATCAGTAACGGCGCCTTTATGCAAACCACTGGCGGAAATTGGGTGTTTGTGGTCTCCGCCGACGGCAGCCGGGCGGAAAAACGCCAGGTACGTCTTGGCCGCCGCAACCCGCAAAGCGTGGAAGTGCTGGAAGGATTGGCCCCTGGGGAGTCAGTGATCACTTCCTCATATGCCAGCTTTGCCGATGCCGAGCAGGTGCAGCTGCTTCTCTAA